The sequence CCCCCGGACCCCCCACGGATGAAGATAGCCGGGGGGCGGCAATTGAACGGTATCCTTCAGGTGCCCTGTTGCAAGGAGAGGAATCAAGTATCCCTCCGCACTCAGGAGAACTGCAACGAGAAATTTTCATCACGTATGCGTGAGCCCGCGGTTCATGCCTGATTCTACAAAGCCGACTGAGGCCCCGTCAGAGGTCCCGGAGCATATTCCCGAACTGCGGGAGGAAGTCCTTCTTCCGTGACATCACGCCCGGAAGCCGCGTTGGCTGTTCCGCAATTCCCATCTTTGCGAGGTGGCCCTCCTCTGCCGCGGCAAAGAGGTCGCTGCCGTTCTCGAAGACATTGGTGAAGAGGGCGAGGAAAAAGTCGCTCCCTGTTTCCTGGCGGAGGGCGTTGACCTTCTCCTTGATCTCGTCAGCATGCACGGTGCTGAACTCGAAGGAGGGGACGGTCACCTGCGCGATGACCACCTTCTTCTCAAAGAGGTTGTAGTGCTTGGTATCCCTGAGGAGAAGGTCGTGGAGGGGGACATTTTCAAGTTCTATCCCCCGCTGGACAAGTTCCATGCCATAGGCCGCCGGGTCCACGCCCGCGATGCCGGCCAGGTAGTCCACGACTTTTTCGTCCTCTGGGGTCGTCGTCGACATCTTCAGGGCGAGGGTGTCGGAGAGGACGCCGGAGAGCAGCAGGCCTGCCGTCTGCTCTGTCGGTTCGACCCCCTTTTCGATGAACATCCTGGTGATGATCGTCGAGGTCGACCCCACGGGATCATTCAGGAATTTGATGGGTTTCAGGGTGGTGATTGCCCCGAGGCGATGGTGGTCGATGATCTCCAGCACGTCGGCCTTCTCGATCCCGTCCACCGCCTGCGAGAACTCGTTGTGATCGACAAGGATCACCGACTTGCGGATGTCGTCGACAAAGGTGTTGCGCGAGATCATGCCAAGCAGGCGGTTGTCGTTTTCGACCACGCAGGCCGTCCTGTACTTGGAGTTCGAGACGACGTCCTTCACATATTCGAGGGGGTCGGCCATGCTCACCCGCGGCACGTCGGTCGCCATCACCATACCTGCCGGCAGGGAGAGATTAATCATCTTGCCGACACCGAAGGCATCGAGGGCGGTCGAGAGGACGGCGACGTTCCGCGTCTTTGCGGCATTGATGACGCGCTCGCCGACCGGCGAATTGTCGGCGAGGATGAGCGCGGCGATCCCGGCCGAGATCAGGGCGAGCTGGGCCGGTTCGTTGTCCCCGACTATGGCGACGTCACAGGGCGAGAGCCGCGAGAGGGAGACATGGAGGGCGTCGATCGCCATGTACACCCTTCCTTCCAGGAGGTCGGGGCCGGGCACGAGGATCTGGGCGTTCAGGATCTTTGCCAGGGTTTCGAGTTTTATCGGCGTGATGGCAAGTTGTTCGATCTTCGTCCGGGTCACATAGGCACGGGCCAGGCCGTGCTCGCTCATAAGGCCGAGGAGGATGCCGTTGTCGTCGACGATCGGCATGTTGCGCACGCCGTGTTCGTCCATCATGGCGACGACCTCGATCGTCGGGATGTCGGCACGGGCGCTGACCGGATAGGTGAAGGGCAGGTCGGAGACATTGGGCTCGACGCTCTCGATCAGGGCCGGCGCTTCGGTGCCGAACCGTTCAAGGACAAAACCCGTCTCGGGATTGATCTCCCCGCACCGCGCAGGGACATATTTCCCTGCCTCCTCACGGTTCAGGAGTTCGGCATAACCTATGGCGCTGCAGATACTGTCGGTATCAGGGTGCCTGTGCCCGATCACATAGACCTTGTTCATGATCATCCCCCGCAAAGAGTGCGGATAGTGTCTTTATCTGTACGTCCCGCCTCTTTATCTCCTTGCCCCCGACACCCTCCGAGAGCACGAAGCACGCCCGGGCGGAAAAACACAAAAGATAAAGGTGGCTCTGCGGAGTGAACGGTCCTGTGGTGCCGCGTCGGAAGAGGGGAGTGATGGCAACCCCCTCAAGATCTCCCTCTCTCTTTTCCCCGGACCAATCCTGAGCGGGGACGACCGAAGAGAGTCGAGAAAATCTGTGACGCTGTCTGGGGACTTGCCTCCGGTGGAGAGTGTGGGATAGGCGGTGGATCAGTGTTCTCCACCAGAGGCCTACCTCACTTTTTCAGGGCAAGGCCTGCCGAGAAGGCCTTTGCGATCTCCGGGCCGACGGCATGGTACGCACGGCCCGCGGAGTCGTAGACAAAAGGCATGACCTTTGTGAGGTCAGGCACGCCGTCCGGCCCGAGCACCGACTCGTCCACCTTGACGTCCAGGATCTCGCCGATGAACTGGGTATGGACGCCGACCTCCACGCTCCCTGTGAGCCTGCACTCAAGGACGACCGGGAACTCGGCGACATAGGGCGCATCGACGAGGTCGCTCCTGACCGCGGTCAGTCCGGCCGTCGCGATCTTGTCGGCGTGCCTCCCCGACTCGATCCCGAAGTAGTCTGCCGCGGCGACATGGCCGGCAGACGGGATGCAGATGGTAAACGCCTTCTGCTGCTGGATGTTCTCGTAGGTCTTCCGCACTTTCTGGATCGAGACAGCCACCGACGGCGGGTTGGACGAGCAGATCCCTCCCCATGCCGCGGTCATGGCATCAGGATTGCCGTCGGCATCATAGGTGCAGACGATCAGCACAGGGTGAGGATAAAGAAGCGGCCGCGCGCCGCATGATCTCTTCATGCCCACAGAATGGACGTCGTACCTGAAGTCTGTTGCGCCAGGACCCTGCGATCCCCGGCACCATCGGGACGGCCTGTTCCCCGAGCAAGACCGGATACTCCCGATTTGGGCGTGAACAGCCGGAGAAACGACTTTTTGCCCGGGGAATCCGGCGGCGGGAAGATTCTTATTATCTCGCACCCTATTATTCAGGTCATCTCAGGACCCGGCATGGCAGCAGATAAACAGGAATACAACCCTTCTGACGGGGAAAACCAGGAATCGATCGACCAGGAGATCGCGGACCTGATCCTCTCCCTCAAAGACCCGAACATTACAGTCAGGTGGGAGGCGATCGGGACTCTGGTCGATATCGGAGCCAGGGCTGTCCCGCAGATCTGTGAGGCCATGAAGGACGAGAATAAATTCGTGCGCTGGGGTGCTGCCGAGGCTCTGGGACGTATTGGTGACGCCAGAGGTGTCAGGCCCCTGATCACCGCGTTAAAGGACAGGGACAAGGACGTCAGGTGGAAGGCTGCGATCAGTCTCGGCGGCATGCAGGCACAGGAGGCGGTCTGCCCCCTGATCCAGACCCTGCACGACGAGGACACCGACGTCAGGTGGGGCGCCGCCACCGCCCTCGGCGAGATCGGCGATCACCGTGCCGTTGAAGATCTCCTCGACGCCCTGAAGGACAGGCATGACAGGGACGGGCGGGACGGCGCCATCTTCGCGCTCGGTGAACTCCATGACCCGCGGGCCGTGGCCCCCCTCATCGAGGCCCTCGAAGACCGCAACTACGAGATCAGGTTCGAGGCCGCGAAAGCCCTCGGGAAGATCGGCGACCAGAGAGCAGAAAGGCCGCTGATCAACCGTATCAAAGACGAGAACTGGGAAGTGCGCCTCGTCGCCGCCGAAGCGCTGGTCAGGGTCGGCGGGCAGGACACGACCGACGTCCTCCTGCCCCTCCTCACCGACGACGCCCCCGACGTCCGCCGGACCGCCATCGAGATCCTCGGCGAGATCGGAGGACCCGCGGCCGTCGGCCCCCTTGTCGCCGTCCTCAGGCATGACGAAAATTGCCGCTACGAAGCCGCGGAGGCCCTCGGGAAGATCGGAGACCCCGGCGCCTTCGAGCCACTCCAGCAGATCTATGAGTTCTGCGACCCCTATGTCAGGGTCGCCGTCCTCAACGCGATGTCCGTGATCCTCTTAAAAATGAAAAGTAAAACGAACGCCGGCCAGGTCAACGGACAATAAGGACCGGAGTCTCGATCTCCCCCGCAATATCGCTGAGGGTGCCGCCAAGATAGGGTTTCCCGCTCCTGCCATGGGCCCCCATGACCACAAGCGAGTACCCACCGTCCCTGACCTCCCTGACGATCTCCTCTCTTCTGTCACCGTCCCGGATCTTTGTCGTGCACCGGCATCCTTCGCCGTTACAGAAGTCCCAGATCGCTGCCAGTTCGGTCTCGATGTTCCGGCGCATATCCTGCCAGATATTCTGTTCATAGGTCCCGATGATATCGCACTTGTCGCTCTGG comes from Methanofollis sp. and encodes:
- a CDS encoding putative manganese-dependent inorganic diphosphatase codes for the protein MNKVYVIGHRHPDTDSICSAIGYAELLNREEAGKYVPARCGEINPETGFVLERFGTEAPALIESVEPNVSDLPFTYPVSARADIPTIEVVAMMDEHGVRNMPIVDDNGILLGLMSEHGLARAYVTRTKIEQLAITPIKLETLAKILNAQILVPGPDLLEGRVYMAIDALHVSLSRLSPCDVAIVGDNEPAQLALISAGIAALILADNSPVGERVINAAKTRNVAVLSTALDAFGVGKMINLSLPAGMVMATDVPRVSMADPLEYVKDVVSNSKYRTACVVENDNRLLGMISRNTFVDDIRKSVILVDHNEFSQAVDGIEKADVLEIIDHHRLGAITTLKPIKFLNDPVGSTSTIITRMFIEKGVEPTEQTAGLLLSGVLSDTLALKMSTTTPEDEKVVDYLAGIAGVDPAAYGMELVQRGIELENVPLHDLLLRDTKHYNLFEKKVVIAQVTVPSFEFSTVHADEIKEKVNALRQETGSDFFLALFTNVFENGSDLFAAAEEGHLAKMGIAEQPTRLPGVMSRKKDFLPQFGNMLRDL
- a CDS encoding flavin reductase family protein — translated: MKRSCGARPLLYPHPVLIVCTYDADGNPDAMTAAWGGICSSNPPSVAVSIQKVRKTYENIQQQKAFTICIPSAGHVAAADYFGIESGRHADKIATAGLTAVRSDLVDAPYVAEFPVVLECRLTGSVEVGVHTQFIGEILDVKVDESVLGPDGVPDLTKVMPFVYDSAGRAYHAVGPEIAKAFSAGLALKK
- a CDS encoding HEAT repeat domain-containing protein codes for the protein MAADKQEYNPSDGENQESIDQEIADLILSLKDPNITVRWEAIGTLVDIGARAVPQICEAMKDENKFVRWGAAEALGRIGDARGVRPLITALKDRDKDVRWKAAISLGGMQAQEAVCPLIQTLHDEDTDVRWGAATALGEIGDHRAVEDLLDALKDRHDRDGRDGAIFALGELHDPRAVAPLIEALEDRNYEIRFEAAKALGKIGDQRAERPLINRIKDENWEVRLVAAEALVRVGGQDTTDVLLPLLTDDAPDVRRTAIEILGEIGGPAAVGPLVAVLRHDENCRYEAAEALGKIGDPGAFEPLQQIYEFCDPYVRVAVLNAMSVILLKMKSKTNAGQVNGQ
- a CDS encoding universal stress protein — its product is MKILALIDGSKWSHKGALHAVSIAKKKDADVVLLSVLDRREARTMAFNYCTQSDKCDIIGTYEQNIWQDMRRNIETELAAIWDFCNGEGCRCTTKIRDGDRREEIVREVRDGGYSLVVMGAHGRSGKPYLGGTLSDIAGEIETPVLIVR